One Spirosoma oryzicola DNA segment encodes these proteins:
- a CDS encoding efflux RND transporter periplasmic adaptor subunit: MTYKLYAYSLLAVLIIVVAAGCRSTDNQGSKERTDQATATEPTNDSATAGPIQVSLTQAQYNVAAIQLGQPTVRTLHSTLKATGTIDVPASNLVSVAIPFGGYIRKIDLEPGMKVRKGQPLVQLENPDFIQLQQDYLDTKAKLEFADLDFVRQQELSRENVNALKVFQQVRASRQSLQAQLAGMSQRLAMMHIEAKKLSPNQLTRVVTIPSPVSGFVTKVPVNNGRFLNPSDVLVEITNVDHLHVQLNIYEKDISRIHAGQRVRFSLGGDSSYVHQGEIFLIGKAIAADRTITVLAHPDGYAADFIPGGYVSALIEVQTQPLPTLPESAVVRYGGKSLIYVLAKKYSNPTRYQFQQVEVQTAVRENGYVAVTLPAGIDPAVTPIVINGAYSLLAKLKNSEDE; this comes from the coding sequence ATGACTTACAAACTATACGCGTATAGCCTGCTGGCGGTTCTGATTATAGTTGTTGCTGCCGGGTGCCGCTCGACTGACAATCAGGGCAGTAAAGAACGTACGGATCAGGCGACAGCGACCGAGCCTACGAACGATTCCGCCACCGCAGGCCCGATTCAGGTGTCGCTCACGCAGGCTCAGTACAACGTAGCGGCCATTCAGTTGGGCCAGCCTACAGTGCGCACCCTTCATTCTACGTTGAAAGCGACCGGAACGATTGATGTGCCTGCGTCGAACCTGGTTTCTGTTGCCATTCCCTTCGGCGGATACATCCGGAAAATCGATCTGGAACCGGGCATGAAGGTACGGAAAGGGCAGCCGCTGGTCCAATTGGAAAACCCCGATTTTATCCAGCTCCAGCAGGATTATCTGGATACGAAAGCCAAGCTGGAATTTGCAGATCTTGACTTCGTCCGCCAGCAGGAACTGAGTCGCGAAAACGTAAACGCGTTAAAGGTTTTTCAGCAGGTACGAGCCAGCCGACAGAGCTTACAAGCTCAACTGGCAGGTATGTCCCAGCGCCTGGCGATGATGCACATCGAGGCCAAAAAGCTCAGTCCAAACCAGTTGACCCGCGTAGTTACGATCCCATCGCCCGTATCCGGTTTTGTTACCAAGGTACCCGTCAACAACGGTCGGTTTTTGAATCCATCTGACGTATTGGTTGAGATCACCAACGTCGACCACCTGCACGTTCAGCTCAATATTTACGAAAAAGACATCAGCCGGATTCACGCGGGCCAGCGGGTCCGTTTCAGCCTGGGCGGAGACTCCTCCTACGTGCATCAGGGAGAAATTTTCCTGATCGGAAAAGCCATCGCAGCTGACCGGACTATTACTGTACTGGCTCATCCGGACGGCTACGCAGCTGATTTTATTCCGGGAGGCTATGTATCAGCCCTTATCGAAGTACAAACGCAGCCCTTACCCACTCTGCCCGAATCGGCGGTTGTTCGGTACGGAGGCAAGTCGCTAATTTATGTTCTCGCGAAGAAATACAGTAACCCAACCCGTTACCAGTTCCAGCAGGTAGAGGTTCAAACAGCCGTTCGGGAGAATGGCTACGTAGCTGTAACGCTGCCCGCTGGTATAGATCCAGCCGTGACACCGATTGTGATCAATGGCGCTTACAGTCTGCTCGCCAAACTCAAAAACAGCGAAGACGAATAA
- a CDS encoding FAD-dependent oxidoreductase, whose amino-acid sequence MNLTRKAQLNHTFDAIVIGSGVSGGWAAKELTQKGLRVLMLERGRDLQHVTGYDTAMMAPWEFAHRDRTILPKDDPAPDFRVMGYNEQNGHFVFDNRNAPYKETHPFLWYRPDILGGKSVMWGRQSYRFSEMDFEANARDGFGTDWPIRYKDLAPWYSYVESFAGISGNKEGLDQLPDGEFLPPMDMNCVEEHVRGKLKSTMNRVMTIGRTANLSKANPVHTSIGRAPCQYRNHCARGCPYGGYFSSLSSTLPAARSTSRLTVRTDSIVSEVLFDEKKGKASGVRVIDARTNQTTEYYARIIFLNASAMATNFILLNSVSTRFPNGLGNESGTLGKYIMDHHFQVGANAQADGMGFDDKYYYGRRANGIYIPRYRNIGTDKRTYLRGFGYQGGASRSGWQRLIAEAAGPDEGFGAALKENATQPGPWTMGIMGFGECLPYEDNTITLNHNRLDKWGLPTIVFDVKFRENEERMRQDMMNDAAEMLEAAGLKNIATYDRHSIPGMAVHETGGVRMGRDPKTSMLNAHNQLWAAKNVFVTDGASFASVACQNPSLTLMALTARAADYAVSELKRQNL is encoded by the coding sequence ATGAACCTGACTCGTAAAGCACAACTTAACCACACGTTCGATGCCATTGTGATTGGTTCGGGCGTCAGTGGCGGCTGGGCCGCCAAAGAACTTACACAGAAAGGATTGCGGGTACTGATGCTCGAACGAGGGCGCGATCTTCAGCACGTTACCGGCTACGACACGGCAATGATGGCCCCTTGGGAGTTTGCCCATCGCGATCGTACTATCTTGCCCAAAGATGATCCAGCCCCTGATTTTCGGGTGATGGGCTACAATGAGCAAAACGGCCATTTTGTGTTCGACAACCGAAACGCACCCTACAAAGAAACCCACCCGTTTCTTTGGTACCGCCCTGACATTCTGGGTGGTAAGTCGGTCATGTGGGGGCGGCAGAGCTATCGATTTAGTGAGATGGATTTCGAAGCCAACGCCCGCGATGGGTTCGGTACCGACTGGCCGATCCGGTACAAGGATCTGGCTCCCTGGTACAGCTATGTCGAATCGTTCGCCGGGATTTCGGGCAATAAGGAAGGGCTGGACCAGTTACCCGACGGTGAGTTTTTACCGCCTATGGATATGAACTGCGTGGAAGAGCACGTTCGCGGGAAACTGAAAAGTACCATGAATCGCGTGATGACAATCGGCCGAACCGCCAACCTGTCGAAAGCCAACCCGGTGCACACCTCAATTGGTCGCGCTCCATGCCAGTACCGAAATCATTGCGCCAGAGGCTGCCCATACGGTGGCTATTTCAGTTCCCTGTCGTCTACATTACCAGCCGCCCGCAGCACTAGCCGGCTTACGGTTCGGACTGATAGCATTGTGTCGGAGGTGTTGTTTGACGAGAAAAAAGGGAAAGCAAGTGGCGTTCGGGTCATCGACGCCCGAACGAATCAGACAACCGAATACTACGCCCGGATTATCTTCCTGAATGCGTCGGCGATGGCCACAAACTTCATTCTACTCAACTCGGTTTCAACTCGGTTTCCGAACGGATTGGGTAATGAAAGTGGTACCCTCGGGAAGTACATCATGGATCATCATTTTCAGGTCGGCGCCAATGCCCAGGCTGATGGTATGGGGTTCGACGATAAATACTACTACGGGCGCCGGGCGAACGGCATCTACATTCCCCGCTACCGGAATATCGGCACCGACAAACGGACGTACCTGCGAGGCTTTGGCTATCAGGGCGGAGCATCCCGGTCTGGCTGGCAGCGACTGATTGCAGAAGCCGCTGGTCCTGATGAGGGTTTTGGAGCCGCATTGAAGGAAAACGCCACGCAGCCAGGTCCTTGGACGATGGGGATCATGGGATTCGGCGAATGCCTACCCTACGAAGACAACACGATCACGCTTAATCACAACCGCCTTGACAAGTGGGGGTTGCCAACGATTGTATTCGACGTAAAATTCCGGGAAAACGAGGAGCGTATGCGTCAGGACATGATGAATGATGCCGCCGAAATGCTTGAAGCGGCTGGTCTGAAAAATATCGCTACGTACGATCGTCATTCGATACCCGGTATGGCAGTTCATGAAACGGGCGGGGTCCGCATGGGCCGTGATCCCAAAACGTCAATGCTCAACGCGCACAATCAGCTTTGGGCAGCCAAGAATGTTTTCGTTACCGATGGCGCTTCATTTGCGTCGGTAGCTTGTCAGAACCCGTCGCTCACACTCATGGCTCTGACGGCCCGGGCGGCCGATTACGCCGTCAGCGAATTGAAAAGGCAGAACTTATAA
- a CDS encoding helix-turn-helix domain-containing protein, with product MKRYVLHAPFSIYHFEATTWAHATHKHTYFEIIFILKGRGTHFINGNAFGYEAGDVFLLGPEDYHHFTIDTLTEFSFVRFNESIHSEASAGQDGSWQPVIRALLTTSSQSRGSIVTDPLEKQKLHHLRAVLEEESLRQQSPYFDPIRDSLLRSMLLILARNLFRHVPAKPVVSASLEAILLYIRQHIHQPTILSIDHLADAFHYSPAYISLFFKKHTGESLKQYITKYKIKLIEARLLYSSRTLAQIAEEFGYTDESHFCKQFKKYTGHTPTAFRRGL from the coding sequence ATGAAGCGATACGTCTTACACGCCCCTTTTAGTATTTATCATTTTGAGGCTACTACCTGGGCGCACGCTACCCATAAACACACCTACTTCGAAATTATTTTTATCCTCAAGGGCCGTGGGACACATTTTATCAACGGGAATGCGTTCGGTTACGAGGCTGGCGATGTGTTTTTATTGGGACCCGAAGATTACCACCATTTTACGATCGACACCCTGACCGAGTTCAGCTTTGTCCGCTTCAACGAATCGATCCACAGCGAAGCATCCGCTGGACAGGATGGCTCCTGGCAACCCGTGATCAGGGCGTTGCTGACCACCTCTTCGCAGAGTCGCGGGTCTATCGTAACCGATCCATTGGAAAAGCAGAAGCTGCATCACCTACGGGCGGTGCTGGAAGAAGAAAGCCTGCGGCAGCAATCTCCTTACTTTGACCCCATTCGCGACAGTTTGCTACGTAGCATGTTGCTGATTCTGGCCCGAAACCTGTTCCGGCATGTTCCGGCCAAACCGGTTGTGAGCGCTTCGCTAGAGGCAATCCTGCTGTATATCCGGCAGCACATTCACCAGCCCACGATCCTGAGTATCGACCATCTGGCCGATGCCTTCCACTATTCACCGGCCTACATTAGTCTGTTCTTCAAGAAACATACCGGGGAATCCCTCAAACAGTATATTACCAAATACAAAATTAAGCTGATTGAAGCCCGGTTGTTGTATAGTTCACGGACGCTGGCCCAGATTGCCGAGGAATTTGGCTACACGGACGAAAGCCATTTTTGTAAACAATTCAAGAAGTATACTGGTCATACACCCACCGCTTTCCGCCGGGGACTCTAA